Genomic segment of Bacteroidota bacterium:
GGCACTGAGCCTGCTGGCTGCGCTACTGTACTTCAGCCTGTCGCCCCTGGCCGAGGTAACCGAGCAACTGGAGCTGCGCGTGCAGCCCACGTTTCTGGACGTGCTGATCGCCCTGTTTGGCGGCCTGGCAGGCATTATAGCCCAGAGCCGAAAAGGCATTGTAAACGCCATACCAGGCGTGGCCATAGCCACCGCCCTCATGCCCCCCCTGTGTACGGCAGGTTTTGGCCTGGGCACTGGTAGATGGGAGTTTTTTGCGGGTGCCATGTACCTGTTCCTGATCAATACGTTTTTCATCTCCTTTGCCGCATTCCTCATCATACGCCTGCTGGGCTTTCCACAGCAGCACTACGTAAGCGAGCGTGTACGCCGGCGGGTAACCATCTGGATTGGGCTATTCTCGCTGCTCTTTGTTGCGCCCAGCGTCTATTTCCTGGTGCGCAGCATACAGTACAACCGCTACCAGAAGGCCGTAAACAATTTTGTTCAGACCCAAATCAATATCCGCAAGCATCCGGTTATCGAGCATAAGCTGGTGAAGGGAGACACCAACCTGTGCCAGATCTACACCTTTGGACAAGGTATAGGCCCGGATGAGCAGCAGCAGTTGCAGAAGAAGCTGGACAGCCTGCATCTTTTCCCCACACGGCTAGAGTTTGTGCATAGCTACAGCCTGGAGGGCAGCCAAGACCTGAACCAGGTACTGGAGGGGCACCAGCAAAAACAGGCGCAGTGGGCGGAGCTAAACCAGAGCCTGCTACAGCTGGCCGATAGCCTGGAGGCCGTGCTGCTGGATACCGCCAGCTTCGGCCAGATGCAAGCCGAGATCAAGGCTGCCTTCCCCGAGATTGAGCAGCTAACCTTTGCCCGCCAGGCCATAAACAGCCAGCGGACTACTGCCATCATGCCCCTGTGTGTCGCATACTTTGCTGCCCGCACCGCGCCCATGGAGCGCAAAAAACTGGCCGAGAAGCTGGAGAACTACCTGAAGCTGCGGCTGGGCGTGCCCGAGCTGATCCTTATACCGGTATAGGCCAGCCGCGCCGGATGAGGGCAAACACGCTGTAGTTCACAATATCCTCATAGCCGGCATCCACCCCCTCGCTCACGCGGGTTTCGCCCTGGTGGTCTTCTATCTGCTTAATGCGCAGCAGCTTCATCAGGATCAGGTCTGTAAAACTGGCGGGGCGCATGTAGCGCCAAGCCTCGCCATAGTCGTGGTTCTTCTTCAGCAGCGTGCTGCGTATGGCCGCCACCTGCGCATCGTACAGGCCCAGCACCTCGGCCACCGGTGCCCGAAGCGGCTGTAGCACATCGCCCTGTGGCTGCAGCTCGGGCTGGCGGTGCAGGATCAGCGCCATCACGCAGTAGTTAATAATCCCCACATATTCGGGCTCAATGCCCTCTCCCACCCGGCTCTCCCCCTTTATCTCCAGGGTACGTATGCGCTTGGCCTTGATAAAGATCTGGTCTGTCAGGCTCGGCAGGCGCAAGATGGTCCAGGCAGCACCATAGTCTTCTGTCTTTTGCGCAAATAGCCTGCGGCAGCTAGCTACAATGGCATCAAATTGCGCTTCGGTATCGGGGAGATTAGCCATGGGAGGGTAAAAATACTCGCTGTTGGGCGTTGTTTGGCACAAAGTTAGGGTTTCTGGTGTGCCGCCATACCTATAGAAACAAGTACCAGGCCGGGCCTAATCCGCGCCCACCATACGAATGCCGGGCAGGGGCCGGGCCGTAACACTGGGATGCTGAAACCAAAGCATGCCTGTGTGTATGTATGAACGGGTTCCTTTTTTTAGTAGCATTGTGCTGGCAAGTGCTTCCGTAAACTAAATCCACCCCCCTTATACCCCAATACCTATGAAATATGTACAACTTGTGCTACAAATCCTGCTAGGAGCTGCATTTGTGGTGTTCGGCCTTAACTTTTTTCTAGACTTTATGCCTAAACCCGAGATGAACAAGATGGCATCCGATTTTTTTGCTGTCATGGTGGGTAGTGGTTATATGGGCGTGGTGAAGGTACTGGAGATACTGGGCGGGCTCTTGCTGCTCAGTGGGCGGTTTTCGGCAGCAGGCCTCGTGGTGCTTACGCCGATTATCGTGAATATCGTTCTGTTTCACGTATACATCCAGCAGGATGGGCTTGAAATGGCCCTCGCCTTTTTGGCAATTGATGTTGTCTTGATTGCTGCACAGTGGCACAAGTTCAAATCGATCCTGCGGTAATTCCCGGACAGTAATGGGTAGATGTACAGGTGTGTATAGGAGGAGGCGATGACACTGGAAGAAGCCATCAAGACTGCGAAGTTCAAGGATATTTACCACCGGGGCGTGGTAAACATCCTGTATGTGGCCTCGCTCATCCGCAGGCACCAGGCCCAGCTGCTGAAGGCGTATGACCTCACCGTACCACAGTTCAACGTACTACGCATCCTGCGGGGTAGCCACCCCACCCCCTGCACCGTGCGGATGATAGCCGAGCGCATGATAGAGGAAAGTAGCAATGCCAGCCGCGTGGTGGACAAGCTGAAGGAAAAAGGCCTCGTAACCCGCTTCACCTCCGAACTGGACCGCCGCCTGGTAGACATAAACGTAACAGAGAAGGGCCTGATCCTGCTGGGCAAGATCGACCTGGTGTTTGGCAGCCTGCACTGCCATGTAGAACAGATACTGACGGAGCATGAGGCGCA
This window contains:
- a CDS encoding DUF389 domain-containing protein, with the protein product MKKLSDLKLRHIFDIKPSTDYERTEQGIQEGISIRGFNMWMLLCAVVLASIGLDTNSPAVIIGAMLISPLMGPILGIGFNVATQNKAELIRSLYNFGIATALSLLAALLYFSLSPLAEVTEQLELRVQPTFLDVLIALFGGLAGIIAQSRKGIVNAIPGVAIATALMPPLCTAGFGLGTGRWEFFAGAMYLFLINTFFISFAAFLIIRLLGFPQQHYVSERVRRRVTIWIGLFSLLFVAPSVYFLVRSIQYNRYQKAVNNFVQTQINIRKHPVIEHKLVKGDTNLCQIYTFGQGIGPDEQQQLQKKLDSLHLFPTRLEFVHSYSLEGSQDLNQVLEGHQQKQAQWAELNQSLLQLADSLEAVLLDTASFGQMQAEIKAAFPEIEQLTFARQAINSQRTTAIMPLCVAYFAARTAPMERKKLAEKLENYLKLRLGVPELILIPV
- a CDS encoding MarR family transcriptional regulator, yielding MTLEEAIKTAKFKDIYHRGVVNILYVASLIRRHQAQLLKAYDLTVPQFNVLRILRGSHPTPCTVRMIAERMIEESSNASRVVDKLKEKGLVTRFTSELDRRLVDINVTEKGLILLGKIDLVFGSLHCHVEQILTEHEAHKLNELLDRFAAASETMQDDAPPR
- a CDS encoding DUF1599 domain-containing protein: MANLPDTEAQFDAIVASCRRLFAQKTEDYGAAWTILRLPSLTDQIFIKAKRIRTLEIKGESRVGEGIEPEYVGIINYCVMALILHRQPELQPQGDVLQPLRAPVAEVLGLYDAQVAAIRSTLLKKNHDYGEAWRYMRPASFTDLILMKLLRIKQIEDHQGETRVSEGVDAGYEDIVNYSVFALIRRGWPIPV